A genomic region of Metopolophium dirhodum isolate CAU chromosome 1, ASM1992520v1, whole genome shotgun sequence contains the following coding sequences:
- the LOC132934467 gene encoding uncharacterized protein LOC132934467, whose product MCSINENEKLISAMSDANCGLFKFTNEGNSVEVGFLCWIQTTPSTEDKINNQDLISEKTEIVLFWPSNMDVTYASGMVKRCKKKEIQWIKVSAILLAQGNWIEMCEKRKYYIAHNKISPCRSKRHERHIILSESTVTDKNKMVIKY is encoded by the exons atgtgttcaattaatgaaaatgaaaaactaaTAAGTGCTATGAGCGATGCAAATTGTGGACTATTTAAGTTTACCAATGAAGGTAATTCTGTGGAAGTTGGATTCTTATGCTGGATTCAGACTACACCAAGCACAGaggataaaattaataatcaagaTTTAATCAGTGAAAAAACTGAGATAGTTTTATTTTGGCCTAGTAATATGGATGTGACGTATGCTTCAGGTATGGTTaaaagatgtaaaaaaaaagagatTCAATGGATAAAAGTTTCAGCTATACTTTTAGCACAAGGaa ATtggattgaaatgtgtgaaaaaAGAAAGTATTATATAgcacataataaaatatctccATGTCGCTCTAAACGTCATGaaagacatattattttatcagaatCAACTGTcaccgataaaaataaaatggtaataaaatattga
- the LOC132934351 gene encoding uncharacterized protein LOC132934351, translated as MRPYTSCKVTVHNILYGCTNTSATEYGIQTEQQALMQLQIKIKKKINKCGLFVDKNIPFLAATPDGLIEDDKLCEIKCPYSVKDYCSLEKAISDKKLPYMKIKNKLPTLKEESHYFYQIQGQLHVTGRNICYFFIYTPKWNHLEIIKYDDEFWSSKMESSLKLFYEECLLRELIDPQFIKRMLKNDIIEPPHIIQNIEEFKKKKI; from the exons ATGAGACCTTACACTTCATGTAAAgtaactgtacataatatactttatggTTGTACAAACACCAGTGCTACAGAATATGGTATTCAAACTGAACAACAAGCACTTATGCaactacaaataaaaattaaaaaaaaaattaataaatgtggtCTATTTGTCGACAAAAATATTCCATTTTTGGCAGCAACTCCAG ATGGTTTAATAGAAGACGATAAACTATGTGAAATTAAATGCCCTTATTCTGTTAAAGATTATTGTAGTCTAGAAAAAGCTATTTCGGACAAAAAG CttccttatatgaaaattaaaaataagttaccAACTTTGAAAGAAGAAAGTCATTATTTTTACCAGATCCAAGGCCAATTACATGTGACTGGACGTAACATTTGTTATTTCTTTATATACACACCAAAATGGAATcacttagaaataataaaatatgatgacGAATTTTGGTCCTCAAAAATGGAATCAAGCCTAAAGTT attttacgaAGAGTGCTTGTTAAGAGAGCTAATTGACCCTCAGTTCATTAAACGTATGTTGAAAAATGATATAATTGAACCTCCAcatatcatacaaaatattgaagaattcaaaaaaaaaaaaatc
- the LOC132932912 gene encoding KRAB-A domain-containing protein 2-like: MYTTFGAPAILHSNNGREFVNSVINELHTMWGDVKIVHGKPRHSQSQGSIERANRDVEDMLATWMAETNSTDWPSGLKFIQFRKNRAFHSGIGRSPYEAMFGCPARLGVVSIGLPVDEISSLKSEKDIECILKSNKDEGVEENVPCTSNLEQVTSDIELGKKKM; the protein is encoded by the exons ATGTATACAACTTTTGGAGCGCCAGCAATTCTACATTCCAATAATGGAAGAGAATTTGTTAATAGTGTAATTAATGAATTACATACTATGTGGGGCGATGTTAAAATAGTGCACGGAAAACCAAGACATAGTCAGAGTCAGGGGTCTATAGAACGTGCGAACCGGGACGTGGAAGATATGTTGGCGACATGGATGGCGGAAACAAATTCAACAGATTGGCCATCTGGATTAAAATTTATCCAATTTCGAAAAAATCGTGCTTTTCATTCTG GTATCGGTCGATCACCTTATGAGGCGATGTTTGGTTGTCCAGCTCGTTTAGGTGTTGTATCAATTGGTTTACCGGTTGACGAAATTAGCTCTTTGAAATCTGAGAAGGATATTGAATGTATTTTGAAGTCAAACAAAGACGAGGGAGTCGAAGAAAATGTACCATGTACTAGTAACTTGGAACAAGTGACTAGTGACATAGaacttggtaaaaaaaaaatgtaa